One window of the Solibacillus isronensis genome contains the following:
- a CDS encoding FG-GAP repeat domain-containing protein gives MRKGIGWITILMIALLAGCDLVKSPNDLIASPEQQDELKSKLEHQLKILLPSSSELVTPVQSDKNQSIFIEDLDGDGQQEAIVLYRNPQQKSQVHVMLLQEEDNEWQETAKVEPEGQAIDYFGLHDLDKDGVMEVVVGLGESEFETKKQLMIYVWQDRSLKKTVERSYEGLDISDYNTDERLELLLVDGERRASYNAELFHYELGDLVSLSAVSLNSYAFHQQMKSGKLNDGNHALFIDSAIGVNSMLTEIIAYDGTKLIKVGAEQGNLGFKSLPLYSTDLNEDDIMEVGETYLPEGWVEEDSTETPYLVRYVTYSINGTSKKVTERATNLEHTFYIDIPEKWHGKVTIKSIENGIQILSLANNDLLFEVKWANKETPDYAHTILEETKDMIYYTTIEEHPDFPVEAFHLEQYEF, from the coding sequence ATGAGAAAAGGCATTGGATGGATAACAATTTTAATGATTGCATTGCTTGCGGGATGCGATCTTGTAAAATCTCCAAATGATTTAATTGCTTCACCAGAGCAGCAAGACGAACTGAAAAGCAAACTGGAACACCAGTTAAAGATATTGTTGCCATCCTCCAGTGAACTCGTCACACCTGTGCAAAGCGACAAAAATCAGTCCATTTTTATCGAGGATCTGGATGGTGACGGACAGCAAGAGGCCATTGTCTTATACAGAAATCCACAGCAGAAATCGCAAGTCCATGTCATGCTTTTACAAGAAGAAGATAATGAATGGCAGGAAACGGCGAAGGTTGAACCAGAAGGGCAGGCAATCGATTATTTTGGCCTTCATGACTTAGATAAAGACGGTGTAATGGAAGTAGTAGTCGGTTTAGGAGAAAGTGAATTTGAAACGAAAAAACAGCTGATGATATATGTGTGGCAGGACAGAAGCTTGAAAAAGACGGTCGAACGCAGTTATGAAGGGCTTGATATTTCAGATTATAATACTGATGAAAGATTGGAACTTCTTCTTGTGGACGGCGAAAGAAGAGCTTCGTATAACGCCGAATTATTTCACTATGAATTGGGAGATTTAGTATCCCTATCTGCAGTTTCTTTAAATAGCTATGCATTTCATCAGCAGATGAAGAGCGGAAAACTAAATGACGGCAATCACGCATTATTTATTGATAGCGCAATTGGCGTGAACTCCATGCTAACTGAAATTATTGCTTATGACGGTACTAAACTCATAAAAGTAGGTGCTGAACAAGGCAATCTCGGGTTTAAATCGCTGCCTTTATATAGTACGGATCTTAATGAAGACGACATAATGGAAGTCGGTGAAACGTATTTGCCGGAAGGGTGGGTAGAGGAAGATTCAACTGAAACCCCATATCTCGTGCGCTATGTCACCTATTCAATCAACGGTACTTCTAAAAAAGTAACAGAACGGGCTACCAACCTTGAACATACTTTTTATATAGATATACCGGAAAAATGGCACGGAAAAGTGACCATTAAGTCGATAGAAAACGGCATCCAAATTTTATCACTTGCAAACAATGATCTGCTGTTTGAAGTGAAATGGGCGAATAAAGAAACACCCGATTATGCCCATACAATATTAGAAGAAACGAAAGATATGATTTATTATACTACGATAGAAGAACACCCGGATTTTCCTGTTGAAGCATTTCATTTGGAACAATACGAGTTTTAA
- a CDS encoding (2,3-dihydroxybenzoyl)adenylate synthase — MLDGFTPWPAERAEFYRESGCWVGLTFGQMLEDRARQFADNVAVMDDKRSLTYAQLNERVDQLAAGLLLLGIQKEDRVVVQLPNVAGYVEIVFALFKIGALPVFSLPSHRSNEIRYFCEFAQAKAYIVMDHFGGFDYRGLAREVQQAVHSLEHVIVLGEAQEFVSFDSLFSTQSIDFPEVRGSEVAFLQLSGGSTGLSKLIPRTHDEYMYTIKLSVEQCQVTEETVFLVVLPVSHNYPMSSPGILGVLYAGGKIVLSPSPSPDVAFPLIEKHRVTMVPLVPSLALHWLDVKPNHTDDLSSLEVMLVGGSKFSAEAAKRVRPVFDCQLQQVFGMAEGLVNYTRLDDPDEIVIHTQGRPMSPYDEVKIVDDEDQELPVGETGHLLTRGPYTIQGYYNAPEHNEKAFTKDGFYRTGDIVRCTEDGYLIVEGRAKDQINRGGEKIAAEEVENMLLAHPAVHDAAIVGMPDYYMGEKSCAFIILRNTDVTKRQLKSFLRERGLATYKIPDEILFVEKFPLTHLGKVSKKDLRLLLEQQLQL; from the coding sequence ATGTTAGATGGTTTTACACCGTGGCCTGCTGAGCGAGCTGAGTTTTATCGGGAGTCTGGTTGCTGGGTAGGTTTAACTTTTGGCCAGATGCTTGAAGATCGTGCTCGACAATTTGCTGACAATGTGGCGGTTATGGATGATAAACGATCACTTACATATGCACAGCTTAATGAGCGTGTGGACCAGTTGGCAGCCGGTCTTTTACTGCTTGGGATTCAGAAAGAGGATCGGGTCGTTGTACAGCTTCCGAATGTGGCCGGGTATGTAGAAATTGTATTTGCACTATTTAAGATTGGTGCGCTGCCTGTCTTTTCACTTCCCTCTCACCGTTCCAATGAGATTCGATACTTCTGCGAATTTGCACAAGCGAAGGCTTATATCGTAATGGATCATTTTGGTGGATTTGACTACCGAGGTCTTGCGCGAGAAGTTCAGCAAGCAGTTCATTCGCTGGAGCATGTCATCGTTCTTGGCGAGGCGCAGGAGTTTGTATCATTTGATTCATTATTCAGCACACAATCTATCGATTTTCCTGAAGTTAGAGGGAGCGAAGTAGCCTTCCTGCAGCTATCTGGCGGGAGTACAGGACTTTCCAAGCTGATTCCGAGAACGCATGACGAGTATATGTACACGATTAAGTTAAGTGTTGAACAATGCCAGGTAACCGAAGAGACGGTATTTTTGGTTGTGCTACCGGTTTCTCATAATTATCCGATGAGTTCCCCGGGGATATTAGGGGTCCTTTATGCTGGAGGTAAAATCGTTTTAAGTCCTTCGCCTAGTCCGGATGTCGCTTTCCCGCTTATTGAAAAGCACCGTGTGACAATGGTACCGCTTGTTCCATCCCTTGCCCTGCATTGGCTGGATGTGAAGCCGAATCATACGGATGATTTATCGAGCCTGGAGGTCATGCTTGTCGGCGGCTCGAAATTCAGTGCTGAAGCAGCGAAACGTGTGCGTCCGGTATTTGATTGTCAACTGCAGCAAGTATTCGGGATGGCGGAAGGTTTGGTCAATTACACTCGACTGGATGATCCTGATGAAATTGTCATTCATACGCAAGGTCGCCCGATGTCCCCATATGACGAGGTGAAAATCGTGGATGATGAAGACCAGGAATTGCCGGTTGGCGAAACAGGTCATTTGTTGACACGCGGACCTTATACGATCCAAGGATACTATAACGCGCCTGAACATAATGAAAAGGCATTCACAAAAGATGGCTTTTACCGGACAGGTGATATTGTTCGATGCACGGAAGATGGTTATTTGATCGTAGAAGGCCGGGCAAAAGATCAAATTAACCGCGGCGGGGAAAAAATTGCGGCGGAAGAAGTGGAAAATATGCTGCTTGCCCACCCAGCAGTCCATGATGCGGCAATTGTCGGGATGCCCGATTACTATATGGGTGAAAAAAGCTGTGCCTTCATTATTCTAAGGAATACGGATGTAACGAAACGCCAGCTGAAATCATTCTTGCGTGAGCGCGGACTGGCTACTTATAAAATTCCGGATGAAATTTTATTTGTAGAGAAATTCCCATTGACCCATCTAGGCAAAGTTTCGAAAAAGGATTTACGCCTTTTACTAGAACAGCAATTACAACTTTAA
- a CDS encoding phosphopantetheine-binding protein encodes MTTQTDFTLEQLRELVAQYVTEPIDTISDEDYLLDVGIDSITMMTIVEELRQKGFALTFIQLADEPTIYGWHRLIKQSMADYGG; translated from the coding sequence ATGACAACTCAAACTGATTTTACACTGGAACAGCTGCGCGAACTTGTTGCTCAATATGTGACAGAACCGATTGATACGATTTCGGATGAAGATTATTTACTGGATGTCGGAATCGATTCCATCACGATGATGACGATCGTTGAAGAACTCCGCCAAAAAGGCTTTGCGCTTACATTCATACAGCTTGCCGATGAGCCAACAATCTACGGGTGGCATCGTCTGATCAAACAATCGATGGCAGATTACGGAGGTTGA